The following coding sequences are from one Parabacteroides pacaensis window:
- a CDS encoding bifunctional 3,4-dihydroxy-2-butanone-4-phosphate synthase/GTP cyclohydrolase II: MSETKLNTIEEAIEDFRQGKFLIVVDDEDRENEGDFIIAAEKITPEHVNFMLQYGRGVLCAPISEERCQELDLDMQVAHNTSLLETPFTVTVDLLGNGCTTGVSMYDRAATIRALADPATKPSDLGRPGHVNPLRARSRGVLRRAGHTEATVDMARLAGLYPAGALIEIINPDGTMARLPELLEVSKKFNIKIICIKDLIAYRLKTESLVEKGVEVDMPTQYGHFRLIPFRQKSNGLEHVALIKGDLSGEEPALVRVHSSCATGDIFGSLRCECGEQLRKAMQMIEKEGRGVIVYLNQEGRGIGLMDKMKAYKLQENGMDTVDANLHLGHKADERDYGVGANILRTLGVTKMRLMTNNPIKRIGLEAYGLKVVENVPIEITPNPYNEFYMKTKKERMGHVLHTVK; the protein is encoded by the coding sequence ATGAGTGAGACAAAATTAAACACCATTGAAGAAGCAATAGAAGATTTCCGGCAAGGGAAATTTTTAATTGTCGTAGATGATGAAGATCGCGAAAATGAAGGCGACTTTATCATTGCTGCCGAAAAAATTACTCCGGAGCACGTAAATTTTATGCTTCAATACGGCCGTGGCGTACTTTGCGCTCCTATTTCGGAAGAACGTTGCCAGGAACTGGATCTGGATATGCAAGTAGCACATAATACCTCTCTTCTGGAAACTCCTTTTACGGTTACTGTAGATTTACTTGGAAACGGATGCACCACCGGTGTTTCTATGTATGACCGGGCTGCTACGATCCGTGCTCTCGCCGATCCTGCTACAAAGCCCTCCGATTTAGGACGTCCTGGACATGTGAACCCTTTACGTGCCCGGTCTCGTGGCGTGTTACGTCGGGCAGGGCACACCGAAGCAACTGTCGACATGGCCCGTCTGGCCGGTCTTTATCCTGCCGGAGCATTAATTGAAATTATCAACCCGGACGGAACAATGGCCCGTTTGCCGGAATTGCTGGAAGTATCTAAAAAGTTCAATATAAAAATTATTTGCATAAAAGACTTGATCGCTTACCGCCTCAAAACCGAATCATTAGTCGAAAAAGGGGTAGAAGTGGATATGCCCACTCAATACGGACATTTCCGGCTGATCCCTTTCCGCCAAAAGTCAAACGGATTGGAACATGTGGCTTTAATCAAAGGTGACCTTTCCGGCGAAGAGCCTGCCTTGGTACGCGTACATTCTTCTTGTGCAACAGGGGATATATTCGGGTCGTTACGTTGCGAATGCGGAGAGCAGCTTCGCAAAGCCATGCAAATGATTGAAAAAGAAGGACGGGGAGTTATCGTTTACCTGAACCAGGAAGGACGGGGCATCGGCCTGATGGATAAAATGAAAGCTTATAAACTCCAAGAAAACGGGATGGATACCGTAGATGCAAACTTGCATTTAGGCCATAAAGCCGACGAACGGGATTATGGCGTAGGGGCTAATATTCTTCGCACCCTCGGCGTTACGAAAATGCGCTTGATGACCAACAACCCTATTAAACGTATCGGACTAGAAGCTTACGGACTGAAAGTAGTGGAAAATGTTCCTATTGAAATCACCCCCAACCCTTATAACGAGTTTTATATGAAAACAAAAAAGGAACGGATGGGACATGTTTTGCATACCGTCAAATAA
- a CDS encoding pyridoxal phosphate-dependent aminotransferase, whose protein sequence is MTQVSERLASLSPSETLAMSQKSNELKAQGIDVINLSVGEPDFFTPDHIKEAAKKAVDDNFSFYSPVPGYPGLRKAIVAKLKNENGLDYTTDQIIVSSGAKQSVCNTLLSIIGPGDEVIVPAPYWVSYVEMVKLAEGTNVIIKAGIDQDFKITPEQLEAAITPKTKALILCSPSNPTGSVYTKAELEGLAKVIEKYPNIIVIADEIYEHINYVGAHESIAQFAPIKDRVVIVNGVSKAYAMTGWRIGFIAAPVWIAKACNKLQGQYTSGACSVAQKAAEAAFSGDQTCVGEMRDAFKRRRDLVIKLTKEIPGVKVNEPQGAFYLFPEVSSYFGKSAGDRKINNAADLAMYLLEVGHVATVGGAAFGAPECLRFSYATSDENLIDAIKRIKEALAQLK, encoded by the coding sequence ATGACTCAAGTCTCAGAACGTTTAGCAAGTTTATCGCCTTCGGAAACGTTGGCAATGTCTCAAAAGAGCAATGAACTGAAAGCGCAAGGTATTGATGTAATCAACCTAAGCGTAGGTGAACCCGACTTCTTTACCCCGGATCACATTAAGGAGGCTGCTAAAAAAGCAGTAGACGACAACTTTTCTTTCTATTCTCCGGTTCCCGGGTATCCCGGTCTTCGCAAAGCTATCGTAGCTAAGTTGAAGAACGAAAACGGTCTTGACTATACAACTGACCAAATTATTGTGTCAAGCGGTGCTAAACAATCAGTTTGTAATACTTTACTCAGCATTATCGGTCCGGGCGACGAAGTAATTGTTCCCGCTCCTTATTGGGTAAGTTATGTCGAAATGGTGAAATTGGCTGAAGGAACTAATGTAATTATTAAAGCCGGTATCGATCAGGATTTTAAAATTACCCCGGAACAACTGGAAGCTGCCATCACTCCCAAGACGAAAGCATTGATTCTTTGTTCCCCCTCTAATCCGACAGGTAGCGTTTATACAAAAGCAGAGTTGGAAGGATTAGCAAAAGTCATTGAAAAATACCCGAACATTATTGTGATTGCAGATGAAATATATGAACATATCAACTATGTCGGTGCTCACGAAAGTATTGCTCAATTCGCGCCTATCAAGGACCGTGTAGTGATTGTAAACGGGGTTTCCAAAGCGTATGCAATGACCGGATGGCGTATCGGGTTTATCGCGGCTCCTGTATGGATTGCCAAAGCTTGTAATAAATTGCAAGGTCAGTATACTTCCGGTGCGTGTTCTGTAGCGCAAAAAGCTGCCGAAGCAGCTTTTTCCGGCGATCAGACTTGTGTTGGGGAGATGCGCGATGCTTTCAAACGCCGCCGTGACTTAGTGATCAAATTGACAAAAGAAATACCGGGGGTTAAAGTAAATGAGCCTCAAGGTGCCTTTTATCTTTTCCCCGAAGTCAGCTCTTATTTCGGTAAATCTGCCGGTGATCGTAAAATTAACAACGCTGCCGATCTAGCGATGTATTTATTGGAAGTAGGTCATGTGGCTACCGTAGGAGGTGCTGCTTTCGGTGCACCTGAATGCTTGCGTTTTTCTTATGCTACTTCCGATGAAAATTTAATAGATGCGATCAAACGTATTAAAGAGGCGTTAGCTCAATTAAAATAA
- a CDS encoding DUF6582 domain-containing protein has product MERKNEHGSDRLDAEERRELKDSDFGLPEERAYPMPDAAHVRAAESYFRYATDEQKPELARNILKKAKEFGVNVESSTILEWADK; this is encoded by the coding sequence ATGGAAAGAAAAAATGAACATGGTTCCGACCGGCTGGATGCCGAAGAACGCAGAGAACTAAAAGATTCCGACTTCGGTCTACCCGAAGAACGTGCCTATCCGATGCCCGATGCCGCTCACGTAAGGGCTGCCGAATCTTATTTCCGCTATGCCACCGACGAACAAAAACCGGAATTGGCTCGTAACATTCTCAAAAAGGCAAAAGAATTCGGCGTAAATGTGGAAAGCTCCACCATCTTGGAATGGGCGGATAAATAA
- a CDS encoding glycoside hydrolase family 10 protein, which produces MHLKYVRLFVIGLLLVVTSCSTVRRTATTPYKVRKEAKREFRGAWIQTVHQPEYAKMTPQEMKQDFIRKLDYLQKCGINAIIFQVRPEADAFYQSNLEPYSRFFTGKQGVAPRPLFDPMAFLVEECHKRNMEFHAWLNPYRVSTSGQTILANNHIYYKHPEWFVTYNKMILFDPGLPQSREFICKVVRDIVSRYEVDAIHMDDYFYPYPVAGLAFPDDESFRKYGLAKGYKASQRGDWRRENVNQLIREIKRTILLTKPWVRFGISPFGIYRNQKNTPDQSGSKTNGLQNYDDLYADVLKWVKEGWIDYNMPQLYWEIGHPAADYITLVKWWNANANGRPLYIGQNVARTMTAGDLARKMKYERGLSQISGNCFWPANEILWNNGGIADSLKRNYHKYPALIPAYTHLHNKSPKEVKNLKTTWTQEGYKLQWRAEQSASNPELAHYFVIYRFNNKEKTDLSDPGKIVKITSKTEYLLPYKKGTEKYRYVVTAVDRFHNESPKGKAKKVKL; this is translated from the coding sequence ATGCATCTAAAATATGTTAGATTATTTGTGATAGGGTTGCTCTTGGTAGTAACCTCTTGTTCTACTGTAAGAAGGACTGCTACTACCCCCTATAAAGTCCGGAAAGAAGCGAAAAGGGAATTCCGGGGAGCTTGGATACAAACCGTGCATCAGCCGGAGTATGCAAAAATGACTCCACAGGAAATGAAGCAGGATTTTATCCGTAAGCTCGATTATTTGCAAAAATGCGGAATAAATGCGATTATTTTTCAAGTACGTCCCGAAGCAGACGCCTTTTATCAATCGAACCTCGAACCTTATAGCCGCTTCTTTACCGGAAAACAAGGAGTAGCCCCCCGTCCCCTGTTCGACCCGATGGCCTTTTTGGTTGAAGAATGCCATAAACGGAACATGGAATTTCATGCATGGCTGAACCCTTACCGGGTAAGTACCTCAGGGCAAACGATCTTGGCCAATAATCATATTTATTATAAGCATCCGGAATGGTTTGTTACCTATAATAAAATGATTCTTTTTGACCCCGGATTACCCCAAAGCCGTGAATTTATTTGCAAAGTAGTACGGGATATCGTGTCACGATACGAGGTAGACGCCATCCACATGGACGATTATTTTTATCCCTATCCTGTAGCAGGGTTGGCATTTCCCGATGACGAAAGCTTCCGTAAGTACGGATTAGCAAAAGGCTATAAAGCCAGCCAACGTGGAGACTGGCGAAGAGAAAATGTCAACCAATTAATCCGGGAAATCAAACGGACTATATTGCTTACAAAACCTTGGGTGCGCTTCGGAATCAGTCCGTTCGGAATTTACCGGAACCAGAAGAATACACCTGATCAAAGCGGTAGCAAAACTAACGGATTACAAAATTACGACGATTTATACGCCGACGTATTGAAATGGGTGAAAGAAGGTTGGATCGATTACAATATGCCTCAGTTATATTGGGAAATCGGACACCCGGCTGCAGATTATATCACATTAGTCAAATGGTGGAATGCCAATGCAAACGGACGACCTTTATACATAGGACAGAATGTAGCCCGTACTATGACAGCAGGCGACTTAGCCCGGAAGATGAAATACGAACGAGGCCTCTCCCAAATCAGCGGGAATTGCTTCTGGCCGGCAAATGAAATTTTATGGAATAACGGAGGAATTGCTGACAGTTTGAAACGGAATTACCACAAATATCCTGCGCTTATCCCTGCTTACACACACTTACACAATAAGTCCCCTAAAGAAGTAAAGAACCTAAAAACCACATGGACACAGGAAGGCTATAAATTGCAATGGAGAGCAGAACAAAGCGCAAGTAATCCTGAATTGGCACATTACTTTGTTATTTACCGTTTTAATAACAAAGAAAAAACCGATTTATCCGATCCTGGTAAAATTGTAAAAATTACTTCTAAAACGGAATATCTTTTACCCTATAAGAAAGGAACGGAAAAATATCGGTATGTAGTAACAGCGGTAGACCGTTTCCATAACGAATCACCTAAAGGGAAAGCGAAAAAAGTGAAATTATAA